The following proteins come from a genomic window of Carassius auratus strain Wakin chromosome 18, ASM336829v1, whole genome shotgun sequence:
- the LOC113118544 gene encoding uncharacterized protein LOC113118544 isoform X1 produces MQTREDGTRETDDKQPTRRKVISRKKVAMLGNKRRRKPLQDAEHHITCKTDKPGLREQFISKCKGRGVFTTGAFFRGDFVLEYRGELLSSQESLDRTGHYTEAENTFLFDFQWHGKNWCMDASKEDSSLGRLANDETRNPTCKMRTVEVSRKPHLCLFAVRDILPGEEITYNYGDSDWPWRVKTLNKASAESTDKKPASSLRLHKSPHCAASVSSPELDKVNSNGPHKQSGKARTSRNKTAASLFFSVATPKSKSPTSPSTSPVQPSSSSPAYRGGERINKAACECGIKNPEALSSTRLRKHIATMSKILNLNENEADQLADFLGHDIRIHRQYYRLPEGTLQLAKMSKVLMAMEKGTLSDYKGKKLDDIEIDPNEQLEAQGDSMSSDEEDSSDLSQTPAPAPVQTDQPVQSEQAVSQEDQGSSNAPKKKWEDSEVKAVERHMMSFIKTCKVPGKQDCERCIHAEPEALKQGTWTGVKNYVRNRITTPKRKGGL; encoded by the exons tcaTTTCAAGAAAGAAAGTCGCCATGCTGGGAAATAAAAGACGTAGGAAACCTCTGCAGGACGCTGAGCATCACATTACCTGTAAAACTGACAAGCCTGGGCTTCGAGAGCAGTTCATCAGCAAATGTAAAG GGCGTGGAGTTTTCACCACTGGAGCTTTTTTCAGAGGTGATTTTGTTCTTGAATACAGAGGTGAACTTCTGAGTTCACAGGAGAGTCTGGACCGAACTGGACACTACACTGAAGCTGAGAACACGTTCCTGTTTGATTTTCAGTGGCATGGCAAAAATTGGTG catGGATGCATCTAAAGAAGACTCGTCTTTGGGAAGACTTGCAAACGATGAGACCAGAAATCCTACTTGCAAAATGAGAACTGTTGAAGTGAGCAGAAAACCtcacctgtgtctgtttgctgtaCGAGACATTCTACCAGGAGAGGAAATCACTTACAATTATGGAGACTCAGATTGGCCATGGCGAGTCAAG ACTTTGAATAAAGCATCAGCAGAATCCACTGATAAAAAGCCAGCCAGCAGTTTGCGCCTGCATAAATCC CCCCATTGTGCAGCTTCTGTTTCCTCTCCTGAACTGGACAAGGTAAACAGCAATGGTCCTCATAAGCAGTCAGGCAAAGCAAGAACATCAAGGAATAAAACG GCGGccagtctctttttttctgtagccACTCCAAAGTCCAAGTCACCCACGTCACCTTCAACCTCGcctgtgcagccctcatcatcctcgcCTGCCTACAGAGGAGGAGAGCGCATCAACAAAGCTGCTTGCGAATGTGGCATAAAGAACCCTGAAGCACTGTCATCAACTAGGCTCAGGAAACACATAGCAACCATGTCTAAAATTCTTAACCTTAATGAGAATGAAGCAGACCAACTGGCTGATTTCCTTGGTCACGATATCCGAATCCACAGACAGTATTATCGGTTACCAGAGGGAACACTGCAGCTGGCAAAAATGAGTAAAGTCCTAATGGCCATGGAGAAAGGAACACTGTCTGACTACAAAGGAAAGAAACTTGATGACATTGAAATTGACCCAAATG agcAACTTGAGGCCCAAGGTGATTCCATGTCAAGTGATGAGGAGGATTCCAGTGACCTATCTCAGACACCAGCACCAGCACCAGTACAGACTGATCAACCTGTTCAATCTGAACAAGCTGTTTCACAGGAGGATCAAG gtTCTTCAAATGCTCCAAAAAAGAAATGGGAGGACAGTGAGGTAAAAGCAGTAGAGAGACACATGATGAGTTTCATCAAGACATGCAAAGTTCCTGGTAAGCAAGACTGTGAAAGATGCATTCACGCAGAGCCAGAAGCTTTGAAGCAGGGAACATGGActggtgtgaaaaattatgtgcggaacaggatcacgactcctaaaagaaagggtggtttgtag
- the LOC113118544 gene encoding uncharacterized protein LOC113118544 isoform X2 translates to MLGNKRRRKPLQDAEHHITCKTDKPGLREQFISKCKGRGVFTTGAFFRGDFVLEYRGELLSSQESLDRTGHYTEAENTFLFDFQWHGKNWCMDASKEDSSLGRLANDETRNPTCKMRTVEVSRKPHLCLFAVRDILPGEEITYNYGDSDWPWRVKTLNKASAESTDKKPASSLRLHKSPHCAASVSSPELDKVNSNGPHKQSGKARTSRNKTAASLFFSVATPKSKSPTSPSTSPVQPSSSSPAYRGGERINKAACECGIKNPEALSSTRLRKHIATMSKILNLNENEADQLADFLGHDIRIHRQYYRLPEGTLQLAKMSKVLMAMEKGTLSDYKGKKLDDIEIDPNEQLEAQGDSMSSDEEDSSDLSQTPAPAPVQTDQPVQSEQAVSQEDQGSSNAPKKKWEDSEVKAVERHMMSFIKTCKVPGKQDCERCIHAEPEALKQGTWTGVKNYVRNRITTPKRKGGL, encoded by the exons ATGCTGGGAAATAAAAGACGTAGGAAACCTCTGCAGGACGCTGAGCATCACATTACCTGTAAAACTGACAAGCCTGGGCTTCGAGAGCAGTTCATCAGCAAATGTAAAG GGCGTGGAGTTTTCACCACTGGAGCTTTTTTCAGAGGTGATTTTGTTCTTGAATACAGAGGTGAACTTCTGAGTTCACAGGAGAGTCTGGACCGAACTGGACACTACACTGAAGCTGAGAACACGTTCCTGTTTGATTTTCAGTGGCATGGCAAAAATTGGTG catGGATGCATCTAAAGAAGACTCGTCTTTGGGAAGACTTGCAAACGATGAGACCAGAAATCCTACTTGCAAAATGAGAACTGTTGAAGTGAGCAGAAAACCtcacctgtgtctgtttgctgtaCGAGACATTCTACCAGGAGAGGAAATCACTTACAATTATGGAGACTCAGATTGGCCATGGCGAGTCAAG ACTTTGAATAAAGCATCAGCAGAATCCACTGATAAAAAGCCAGCCAGCAGTTTGCGCCTGCATAAATCC CCCCATTGTGCAGCTTCTGTTTCCTCTCCTGAACTGGACAAGGTAAACAGCAATGGTCCTCATAAGCAGTCAGGCAAAGCAAGAACATCAAGGAATAAAACG GCGGccagtctctttttttctgtagccACTCCAAAGTCCAAGTCACCCACGTCACCTTCAACCTCGcctgtgcagccctcatcatcctcgcCTGCCTACAGAGGAGGAGAGCGCATCAACAAAGCTGCTTGCGAATGTGGCATAAAGAACCCTGAAGCACTGTCATCAACTAGGCTCAGGAAACACATAGCAACCATGTCTAAAATTCTTAACCTTAATGAGAATGAAGCAGACCAACTGGCTGATTTCCTTGGTCACGATATCCGAATCCACAGACAGTATTATCGGTTACCAGAGGGAACACTGCAGCTGGCAAAAATGAGTAAAGTCCTAATGGCCATGGAGAAAGGAACACTGTCTGACTACAAAGGAAAGAAACTTGATGACATTGAAATTGACCCAAATG agcAACTTGAGGCCCAAGGTGATTCCATGTCAAGTGATGAGGAGGATTCCAGTGACCTATCTCAGACACCAGCACCAGCACCAGTACAGACTGATCAACCTGTTCAATCTGAACAAGCTGTTTCACAGGAGGATCAAG gtTCTTCAAATGCTCCAAAAAAGAAATGGGAGGACAGTGAGGTAAAAGCAGTAGAGAGACACATGATGAGTTTCATCAAGACATGCAAAGTTCCTGGTAAGCAAGACTGTGAAAGATGCATTCACGCAGAGCCAGAAGCTTTGAAGCAGGGAACATGGActggtgtgaaaaattatgtgcggaacaggatcacgactcctaaaagaaagggtggtttgtag